The Geobacter sp. AOG2 genome includes a window with the following:
- a CDS encoding KTSC domain-containing protein yields MERIPVTSSNIRAIGYDPDSQTLEIEFNHGSVYQYTGVPEHEYESMMNADSKGQYLNANIKGRYPFIKL; encoded by the coding sequence ATGGAACGAATACCTGTTACCTCAAGCAATATTCGAGCAATCGGATATGACCCGGACAGCCAGACTCTCGAAATTGAATTCAACCATGGTTCTGTGTACCAGTACACGGGAGTTCCAGAGCATGAGTATGAGAGTATGATGAATGCGGATTCAAAGGGCCAATACCTTAACGCCAATATCAAGGGCCGATACCCATTTATCAAACTATAA
- a CDS encoding SIR2 family protein: MVKGSISVTTSAPGASPLAAVAPDKPSLAAIHDAAQQARNLRQVLQDDKLRIGCFLGAGCPLGIYDVEGKESVVLIPSIVELTKRVANSLDACDKADGSTSTYRKSWDSLCEECKSADGKTPTIEDILTELRTLTNRRGSSLVLGMTKKVLTDLDMKICDLVTELMRKSLPAYRCSYHRFASWIGGLHSLSPIEIFTPNYDLLFEQAFEQHPLPHFDGFVGSREPWFDLASIEHDAIPARWTRLWKLHGSINWEKVEETVNGTHVTRIVRVTREAKAGKVMIFPSHLKYDQSRRMPYLAMLDRLRAFFHGQVIRKRGDAANRDEDAPRMIVCGYSFLDEHINEVLLDGLRGNRNAQCFALMYSNLSDHPRAVEYAMKQGNLTVLAKDGAVIGTRVGLYRPETAGGDEHRPWLYEEDISTTDSTKPDKSTKCCLGDFHYFGLFLEQLCGGGHSYNAHTSL; the protein is encoded by the coding sequence ATGGTCAAAGGTTCCATTTCAGTGACTACTTCTGCTCCCGGAGCATCGCCACTTGCCGCAGTGGCACCAGATAAACCATCGCTTGCTGCAATCCACGATGCCGCCCAGCAGGCTCGAAATCTGCGCCAAGTACTCCAAGACGATAAACTACGCATTGGTTGTTTCCTCGGTGCCGGTTGTCCTCTTGGCATTTACGACGTAGAAGGAAAGGAGAGTGTCGTCCTCATACCTTCAATCGTGGAACTCACGAAACGGGTAGCAAATAGTCTAGATGCCTGTGATAAGGCCGATGGATCAACTTCAACCTACAGAAAAAGTTGGGACTCGCTCTGCGAAGAATGCAAGTCAGCCGATGGGAAAACACCCACTATTGAGGACATACTTACTGAACTTCGCACTCTAACCAACCGCCGAGGCAGTTCATTGGTTCTTGGAATGACGAAAAAAGTCTTAACGGATCTCGACATGAAGATTTGTGACCTTGTTACGGAACTCATGAGGAAGTCTCTCCCTGCGTATCGCTGTTCGTATCATCGTTTCGCATCGTGGATCGGTGGTCTACATAGCCTCTCGCCAATAGAGATTTTTACTCCAAACTATGACCTGCTTTTTGAGCAGGCTTTTGAACAACACCCCCTCCCGCACTTCGATGGGTTTGTTGGCTCGCGAGAACCTTGGTTTGATCTTGCCTCTATCGAACACGATGCTATTCCCGCTCGATGGACGCGGCTATGGAAACTCCACGGGTCCATAAATTGGGAGAAGGTTGAAGAAACAGTAAATGGTACCCATGTTACACGCATTGTACGTGTCACGCGTGAAGCAAAAGCCGGTAAGGTGATGATTTTCCCATCACACCTCAAATACGATCAGAGTCGGCGAATGCCATATTTAGCAATGCTTGACAGGCTCCGAGCTTTTTTCCATGGGCAGGTGATAAGGAAACGTGGTGATGCTGCAAACAGGGATGAGGATGCACCGCGGATGATAGTGTGTGGCTACTCTTTCCTTGATGAGCATATCAACGAAGTTCTGCTCGATGGTTTGCGCGGTAATCGTAATGCTCAGTGCTTTGCACTGATGTACTCAAACCTATCAGATCATCCACGGGCCGTTGAATATGCGATGAAGCAGGGGAATCTCACTGTTCTCGCAAAGGACGGTGCGGTCATAGGGACTCGTGTGGGTCTGTATCGACCAGAAACCGCCGGAGGTGACGAACACAGACCATGGCTATATGAGGAGGATATTAGTACTACCGACTCCACTAAACCTGATAAGTCTACAAAATGCTGTTTGGGGGACTTTCACTACTTTGGACTTTTTCTCGAACAGCTTTGCGGAGGGGGGCACAGCTACAATGCACACACGTCCCTTTAG
- a CDS encoding molybdopterin-dependent oxidoreductase: protein MMFEMKGFKLVLFAIPKAIGMTARKYPAFAEKLKERDAVVQMRVKNAEAGRYLVFKRGQLSSTAGIHPNPDLTICWETPAVAMRSFLKSRDFLERIHAMKNFQLSADGSHEVAAWFSEILNLMAEAPILLGGGYGIDMGKGVKRYTNLTNGGPVFVYVKDDKILRITPIDLDDKDAPGWSIQARGKTFTPPRKVTINNHTMNMKSTIYSPDRLLYPMKRVDFDPNGERNCKNRGISGYERISWDEALDIVANEIKRGKKQYGPGSLLACHPSHHMWGSTGYWISAFGRMMNALGHTAVVNNPDSWEGWHWGAMHHWGYAARLGCAEPYSTVEDLMKEAEMVVFWSSDPESTAGIYHSMEGTSRRLWLKELGIKVVHIDPYLNHTAKLTGGKWFSPRPDTGAAMSLAIAYVWITENLYDKWYVENRTTGFEIWRDYILGKGEDGIAKTPEWQEKETGVPAKDLRALAREWGSKKTYLSCGGTGNMVGGACRCATGIEWARSMVLLMAMQGIGKPGVNMGGMQMGTPLDTKFYFPGYAEGGMSGDLFASGMIFNLYQKMPQLPSVNTVYQAIPRLKIPEALMGEPVDAWMTDSMTIRGQFRKIMYPTPGHSKIKMYYRYGGSFIGTMNETNRFVKAYRNDNLEFVVNQAVWMEGETKFADIILPACTNFERWDIGEAANCGGYVQHSFLGMNYRTFIMQHKCIEPLGESKSDYDILFELSKRFGLSAYYSEGMSQYDWCRRLFEGTDLVHDIKWKDFVKKGYYILPAPNNAQRDPVGTRWYYEGKKKNTPEPTPFPSEYNDTFQEGMSTQSGKVEFISSSLMAFDPNDKERPPMCSWIPSWEGAHSGEIFQKYPLQLMTPHPRYSYHSHSDGKHSFINDIEDHRTLVDGYYYWSLRMNPEDAEKRNIKNKDLIRVFNDRGEVICAAQITNRIRPGAVHGYESCATYDPIGEPGFSADKGGCLNLLTSKRHIVTNSHSHAANTCLVQIEHWKERKA, encoded by the coding sequence ATGATGTTTGAAATGAAGGGGTTTAAGTTAGTGCTGTTTGCCATACCTAAAGCCATAGGTATGACTGCACGTAAGTACCCGGCTTTTGCGGAAAAATTGAAGGAACGTGATGCTGTTGTTCAAATGCGTGTCAAGAATGCCGAGGCAGGCAGGTATTTGGTCTTTAAACGTGGGCAGCTCAGTTCAACCGCAGGCATTCATCCGAATCCCGATTTGACAATATGTTGGGAGACTCCCGCAGTAGCTATGCGCTCTTTTTTGAAATCGCGTGATTTTTTGGAACGTATTCATGCCATGAAAAACTTTCAGTTGAGTGCAGATGGTTCACATGAGGTTGCTGCTTGGTTTTCCGAGATTCTGAATCTAATGGCTGAAGCTCCGATTCTTTTGGGTGGGGGCTATGGCATCGACATGGGTAAGGGGGTTAAGCGTTATACCAACCTTACCAATGGCGGTCCGGTGTTTGTCTACGTGAAAGACGATAAAATTCTTCGAATCACACCGATTGATTTGGACGATAAAGACGCTCCAGGCTGGAGCATTCAGGCACGCGGCAAAACCTTCACTCCCCCCCGGAAAGTTACCATCAACAACCACACCATGAATATGAAATCCACAATATATTCGCCGGATAGGCTGCTTTATCCCATGAAGCGCGTGGATTTTGACCCAAATGGTGAGCGTAACTGCAAAAATCGCGGAATTTCGGGTTACGAAAGAATCAGCTGGGATGAGGCCCTCGATATCGTAGCCAATGAGATAAAACGTGGCAAAAAGCAATATGGGCCCGGGTCACTGTTGGCCTGCCACCCTTCGCACCATATGTGGGGATCGACAGGATATTGGATTAGCGCCTTTGGGCGGATGATGAATGCGTTGGGGCATACCGCAGTTGTGAATAACCCCGACAGTTGGGAAGGGTGGCACTGGGGAGCTATGCACCATTGGGGGTATGCGGCGCGTTTAGGGTGTGCCGAGCCATATAGCACTGTAGAAGACCTTATGAAGGAAGCCGAGATGGTTGTTTTCTGGTCGAGCGACCCTGAGTCAACCGCCGGGATTTACCACTCCATGGAAGGGACCTCGCGTCGTTTGTGGCTGAAGGAACTCGGCATCAAGGTTGTGCATATCGATCCATATCTCAATCACACGGCCAAGCTCACCGGCGGTAAATGGTTTTCACCGCGCCCGGATACAGGTGCAGCAATGTCGCTAGCAATCGCATATGTCTGGATTACCGAAAATTTGTATGACAAGTGGTACGTTGAGAATCGTACTACCGGGTTTGAAATTTGGCGGGACTACATCTTGGGCAAGGGGGAGGACGGCATTGCCAAAACTCCGGAATGGCAGGAGAAGGAAACAGGGGTGCCGGCTAAGGATCTACGTGCCCTTGCCAGGGAGTGGGGCAGCAAAAAAACCTATCTGAGCTGCGGTGGAACAGGCAACATGGTCGGTGGCGCATGCCGTTGTGCGACCGGTATTGAATGGGCCCGATCCATGGTGTTGCTGATGGCCATGCAAGGTATCGGCAAGCCGGGGGTCAATATGGGCGGTATGCAGATGGGTACGCCACTGGATACCAAATTTTACTTCCCTGGTTATGCGGAAGGTGGGATGTCAGGCGACCTTTTTGCTTCGGGCATGATCTTCAACCTATACCAAAAAATGCCCCAGCTCCCAAGTGTCAACACGGTGTATCAGGCTATTCCGCGTCTTAAGATTCCAGAAGCATTGATGGGTGAACCGGTAGATGCCTGGATGACCGACTCCATGACTATACGCGGCCAGTTCCGTAAAATAATGTATCCAACGCCGGGACATTCAAAGATCAAAATGTATTACCGGTATGGCGGTTCGTTCATCGGAACAATGAATGAAACAAACCGCTTTGTAAAAGCCTATCGCAATGACAACCTGGAGTTCGTGGTCAATCAAGCCGTCTGGATGGAGGGAGAAACAAAATTTGCCGATATTATCCTGCCCGCCTGCACAAACTTTGAGCGCTGGGACATAGGTGAAGCTGCCAACTGTGGCGGATACGTCCAACATAGTTTCCTCGGTATGAACTACAGGACATTTATTATGCAGCACAAATGTATTGAGCCCCTGGGAGAATCAAAATCAGATTACGATATCCTTTTTGAGCTTTCAAAACGTTTTGGGCTCTCAGCGTACTATTCGGAAGGGATGTCGCAATACGATTGGTGCCGCAGGCTTTTTGAAGGTACAGACCTGGTCCACGATATCAAGTGGAAGGACTTTGTAAAGAAAGGTTATTACATCCTGCCTGCACCAAACAATGCTCAACGGGATCCAGTTGGAACGCGTTGGTATTATGAGGGCAAAAAGAAAAATACCCCTGAACCTACACCGTTCCCGTCAGAATACAACGATACATTTCAAGAAGGCATGTCGACGCAGAGCGGGAAAGTGGAGTTCATATCGTCAAGTTTGATGGCATTTGACCCGAACGATAAGGAACGCCCGCCAATGTGCTCTTGGATTCCATCATGGGAAGGTGCTCACAGCGGCGAAATATTTCAAAAATATCCACTTCAATTGATGACGCCCCACCCACGTTATTCCTATCATTCGCATTCTGACGGCAAGCACAGTTTTATAAATGACATAGAGGATCATCGCACCCTTGTCGACGGTTATTACTATTGGAGTCTCAGGATGAATCCCGAAGATGCTGAGAAAAGAAATATCAAGAACAAAGATCTCATTAGGGTATTCAACGATCGTGGTGAAGTTATCTGTGCCGCACAGATTACAAATCGTATTCGTCCAGGCGCCGTACATGGTTACGAATCCTGTGCAACTTATGATCCGATTGGTGAGCCAGGCTTTTCTGCTGATAAAGGCGGTTGCCTGAATCTTCTGACATCCAAGCGCCACATCGTGACGAACAGCCACTCTCATGCCGCTAACACTTGTTTAGTACAGATTGAACACTGGAAAGAAAGGAAAGCCTAA
- a CDS encoding TetR/AcrR family transcriptional regulator, whose translation MTISVKREEIVRVALELIAEKGFHGAPIALIANKADVSVGTIYNYFESKDDLINVLFREIYDKIVIFLRHGYSSQKPIKQRYLHLAKALLCYFTTHPLDFRYMEQFYNSPYGVAYRRNQLAENTYYNNICNKLLLEGIKFNVLIDLPIQVLINLAFGPIITLTRDHILGFIELDDNIINICINSCWKSITL comes from the coding sequence TTGACAATATCAGTCAAACGTGAAGAGATCGTAAGAGTTGCATTGGAACTAATAGCTGAAAAAGGCTTTCATGGCGCTCCAATTGCGCTCATTGCAAACAAAGCAGATGTTTCGGTAGGAACAATCTATAATTATTTTGAAAGCAAGGATGACCTCATCAATGTACTATTTCGCGAAATTTACGATAAAATCGTAATTTTTCTACGTCACGGCTATTCCTCCCAAAAACCGATTAAGCAACGCTATCTCCATCTCGCTAAAGCCTTACTCTGTTATTTTACCACTCATCCTCTTGACTTCAGATATATGGAGCAGTTCTACAATTCTCCATATGGTGTTGCTTATCGCAGAAATCAATTGGCAGAAAATACGTATTACAATAATATATGCAATAAACTGTTACTTGAAGGCATCAAATTCAATGTATTAATTGATTTGCCAATACAGGTATTAATTAATTTAGCATTCGGCCCTATAATTACATTAACACGAGATCATATACTTGGTTTTATTGAACTTGATGATAACATCATAAATATATGCATAAATTCATGTTGGAAATCCATAACGTTGTAG
- a CDS encoding MarR family transcriptional regulator, producing the protein MENYDDLLKAMEHFIITQEIRNKERIKIKNKKGSPVDPRLWNITQLHTIAIIKKKNKVNNALLTNSLNISRAAVTKIIKKLLSEKIIDEIMLADNKKEKYYTLTESGAELALAHEQVHGQIVKKYINVFKKFSGEELKSITRFLNEI; encoded by the coding sequence ATGGAAAACTATGATGATTTACTAAAGGCGATGGAACACTTTATAATAACACAAGAAATTCGTAATAAGGAAAGAATAAAGATAAAAAACAAGAAGGGAAGTCCTGTAGATCCTCGTTTGTGGAATATTACTCAACTCCACACTATTGCAATTATAAAAAAGAAAAATAAAGTTAATAATGCATTGCTGACAAACAGTCTTAATATATCAAGAGCAGCTGTAACTAAAATAATTAAAAAACTATTATCTGAAAAAATTATTGATGAGATAATGTTAGCTGATAATAAAAAAGAAAAATATTATACTTTGACTGAAAGTGGTGCTGAACTAGCATTAGCACACGAACAAGTGCACGGTCAAATTGTAAAAAAATATATCAACGTATTTAAAAAGTTTAGTGGTGAAGAACTTAAATCGATAACTCGTTTTTTAAATGAAATATAA
- a CDS encoding ATP-binding protein: MTESDLKTIYAPGDEEGYIAVGRVASAESIRAYLNLNRLVSRHSAVVGSTGSGKSTAVASLLAAISDSGNLPGARVVLLDLHGEYAKALGENATVFRLNPRKGTEEQKLCIPFWALAFDELVPICLGGVDDKQRSVIADLMVALKQDAIAAAVATGKSMEISTEEVTVDTPVPFSLKQLWFRQHYREYRMVTKKQGGSDDDVVDALVLLSEGGKAEQPGDAENLIQPKFRTYKSTGPKEQHVSSANEGSNLRQQMTLLHSRLRDQQLQFLFAPGNWTPDSKGVTKEDLDTLLASWMCNKRSITVLDLSGIPSSVLDHLIGAVLRILFDAAFWGRALPVGGRLRPLLVVLEEAHRYLSKSNMEHAGVARGGAAAAARRIAKEGRKYGVGLMLVSQRPSEVDTTILSQCGTTVALRLTNEADRSQISSISSDSLKGLFSMLPILRTHEALIVGEAVNMPIRARINLPPAGRWPDSEDPLVVVPKGPDGKRLRPGGWTEIVKDENYKTLVEAWRKQDAHQEAAAPTAKPDKKKI; encoded by the coding sequence ATGACAGAGTCGGACCTAAAAACCATATATGCGCCAGGTGACGAGGAAGGGTATATCGCGGTTGGGAGAGTGGCGAGTGCAGAGTCCATCCGTGCATATCTTAACTTGAACCGGCTTGTCAGTCGTCACTCTGCTGTGGTAGGAAGCACCGGTTCAGGGAAATCCACAGCCGTTGCAAGTTTATTGGCTGCTATTTCGGATTCCGGCAACCTGCCTGGTGCGCGCGTCGTTTTGCTTGACCTACACGGGGAGTATGCAAAGGCACTCGGTGAAAATGCGACGGTCTTCCGACTCAACCCTCGAAAGGGCACGGAGGAACAGAAACTGTGTATTCCGTTTTGGGCACTGGCCTTTGATGAATTAGTGCCCATATGTTTAGGCGGTGTTGACGACAAACAGCGCTCTGTGATAGCGGACCTAATGGTGGCTCTCAAACAGGACGCGATTGCCGCTGCTGTCGCTACAGGCAAATCGATGGAGATATCTACCGAAGAAGTTACCGTTGATACACCGGTACCGTTCAGTCTAAAGCAACTCTGGTTTCGCCAGCACTACCGTGAATATCGGATGGTGACAAAAAAACAAGGTGGATCGGATGATGACGTAGTCGATGCTTTGGTTCTTCTGAGTGAAGGGGGTAAAGCGGAGCAACCGGGTGACGCAGAAAATCTTATTCAACCAAAATTTCGGACGTATAAGAGCACTGGCCCTAAGGAGCAGCACGTATCATCAGCGAATGAAGGGTCCAACCTACGCCAACAGATGACACTTCTTCACTCACGTCTTAGAGATCAGCAACTTCAGTTCCTGTTTGCGCCAGGCAACTGGACGCCCGATTCCAAAGGAGTTACGAAAGAGGATCTCGATACGTTGCTTGCATCCTGGATGTGCAACAAGCGTTCGATAACGGTCTTGGACCTTTCTGGGATTCCCTCTTCAGTGCTGGACCATCTCATTGGTGCTGTTCTGCGCATCCTGTTTGACGCTGCATTCTGGGGACGTGCCCTACCCGTTGGAGGACGCTTGCGACCGCTGCTCGTTGTACTTGAGGAAGCTCATAGGTATCTCAGCAAGAGCAACATGGAGCATGCTGGGGTAGCACGGGGTGGGGCTGCCGCCGCAGCTCGCCGGATAGCGAAAGAGGGCCGGAAGTATGGTGTGGGCCTCATGCTAGTCAGTCAGCGGCCATCGGAGGTTGACACAACAATTCTATCTCAGTGTGGAACGACGGTAGCACTTCGGCTAACAAATGAGGCGGATCGTAGCCAAATCTCATCCATATCATCCGATAGTCTCAAAGGTTTGTTCTCGATGCTCCCAATTCTGCGAACACATGAAGCCTTAATCGTAGGCGAGGCCGTGAATATGCCAATTAGGGCTAGGATTAACCTTCCGCCTGCTGGAAGGTGGCCGGATAGCGAAGACCCATTGGTTGTCGTGCCAAAGGGGCCAGACGGAAAGCGTTTAAGGCCGGGCGGGTGGACAGAAATAGTCAAGGATGAGAACTACAAAACTCTTGTTGAGGCTTGGCGGAAACAGGATGCGCACCAGGAGGCTGCGGCACCAACAGCAAAACCAGACAAGAAAAAAATATGA
- a CDS encoding exonuclease SbcCD subunit D gives MQISFLHTADIHLGKTYRTSANESERYEDFFCMLGSIVADAIARQVDFVLIAGDLFHTGQILPRTFARTIETLQPLKDAGIPCIAVEGNHDWIHRRDSISWMEALSQMGYICLLRPSRTESGGYCFEPFDPETGMGGHIGIKGLNIYGLGYIGTQAGNHVARICEAVTTENNLLLFHVGVWTYSPVEIGNMQPDEALPLADKFAYVALGHGHKSYVIATLDGRNYAYNPGAPERVNFGEEKHDKGYFLVTVEEGAFSHEFRKTSPRPMLVATISLDGAENAGQALESFRIQIAEKLIDGDGRQPLLEIRLAGRVAFHPFELGRERLRLVLDEICNPLHVEIKNHLSLVTRSGNGEEVKKSLAEIEKDVLGELISANSAYKERKAELVSLALAIRDHVLKGDVEGDELLSLLSREP, from the coding sequence ATGCAAATTTCCTTCCTCCACACCGCCGACATCCACCTCGGCAAAACATACCGCACTTCTGCTAACGAGTCCGAACGCTACGAAGACTTCTTTTGCATGCTCGGGAGTATTGTGGCCGATGCCATCGCCAGACAGGTGGATTTCGTCCTGATCGCCGGCGATTTGTTCCATACCGGTCAGATTCTCCCACGCACCTTTGCCCGCACCATCGAAACCCTGCAACCACTCAAGGATGCCGGTATCCCCTGTATTGCTGTGGAAGGCAACCATGATTGGATTCACCGCCGCGACAGCATTTCATGGATGGAGGCGCTCTCACAGATGGGTTACATCTGCCTGCTGCGGCCGTCGCGCACGGAGAGCGGCGGCTATTGTTTCGAGCCGTTTGATCCCGAGACCGGCATGGGCGGCCATATCGGGATCAAGGGGCTGAATATTTACGGCCTGGGGTATATCGGCACCCAGGCGGGCAACCACGTGGCCCGTATCTGCGAAGCGGTAACGACCGAGAACAATCTGCTGCTGTTCCATGTGGGCGTCTGGACCTACTCGCCGGTGGAGATCGGTAACATGCAGCCGGACGAAGCGCTGCCCCTTGCGGACAAATTCGCCTATGTGGCACTGGGTCATGGGCATAAATCCTATGTCATCGCCACACTCGACGGTCGCAACTACGCTTACAATCCCGGCGCGCCGGAGCGAGTCAACTTCGGTGAGGAAAAACATGACAAGGGCTATTTCCTGGTTACTGTGGAGGAGGGGGCGTTCAGCCACGAATTCCGCAAAACTTCACCTCGCCCAATGCTGGTGGCAACCATCAGCTTGGACGGAGCAGAAAATGCCGGACAGGCCCTGGAGAGCTTTCGCATCCAGATAGCGGAAAAACTGATCGATGGAGACGGTCGCCAACCATTGCTGGAGATCAGGCTTGCCGGCCGGGTTGCTTTCCATCCTTTCGAGCTGGGCCGCGAACGCTTGCGATTGGTTCTGGATGAAATCTGCAACCCACTGCACGTGGAGATAAAGAACCATCTCTCGCTGGTCACTCGCAGCGGAAATGGCGAAGAGGTCAAAAAGAGTTTAGCCGAGATCGAAAAGGATGTGCTTGGGGAGTTGATCAGCGCCAACAGTGCTTATAAGGAGCGGAAGGCTGAACTGGTCAGCCTGGCCCTGGCCATCCGTGATCACGTATTGAAGGGGGACGTGGAAGGAGATGAACTGCTGAGCCTCCTTTCGCGTGAGCCATAG
- a CDS encoding AAA family ATPase, producing MQILSIHLKNIKSHRDTELSFTSGINVLSGPNGVGKSTIFEAIGYALFGVDAKDFVSNVDRFLTIGAKKGEINVVFRTDDDEAWRVSRTVGTGAKWLLAREVCGSFEVEDHARVEETEARIAGLLGLDNGRSLADQFKLVIGPFQNDFLGPFVIKQPTKRQEAFDEILGIDAWRKTYRGTSGLLSAVQERINILAAEVASKQEQLAMLPEKEAEFKTITGEIAVKEQNLKDRDAGLKELEKQLLDLDNREKAIIALSSEIQILENRIKDGEGKIADQKFRIVESEKAQKILDESKAGKEVFEKAEALLIELHRRVQERRVIELEVSNLEKEALRLTQMLGHERTEIGKTSKQLAEEQTKLDQARQELQIDAKFTDLASKLPGLRQEAERLSAQRSLLEGRRESLLEGKDKLAEGVCPFFQEECRNIAGTAPRDVFTSRISDLDRQMKGLEDQIEDQSRRIKEAEAAEKELAVGMIRLQELDKQVLALDERRRKNQERSDGMERLITQQAGATKLADTRRGALQAFAGLDQEIERAENERSQHQASRDAFNANQKDALELANRTQKLKDMEKLLGELKEQLKVKQASLSQQKESYQPDGHREARQEKERLVAETATLRQQIIDMARNVKRLEAEIVQLIRLKENIEAKQAEIKGFVEKEKLVKFLRNQVFKNVSAQLSERFREEISLHADRIYRTIADSDEELYWGENYQITLRDMQDEVVRERSDDQLSGGQMMSAVVALRLALLQTIGARIAFFDEPTSNLDAVRRENLAHAFRAIDVGREELTEHWYDQLFLVSHDIAFTEITDKIIEL from the coding sequence ATGCAGATTCTTTCCATACATCTCAAAAACATCAAGTCACACCGTGACACTGAACTGTCTTTCACCTCCGGGATCAATGTGTTGTCTGGTCCCAACGGGGTTGGCAAGAGCACAATCTTCGAGGCCATCGGCTATGCCCTGTTTGGGGTGGACGCTAAAGATTTTGTCTCCAACGTTGACCGTTTCCTCACTATCGGCGCCAAGAAGGGCGAGATCAATGTTGTCTTCCGAACGGATGACGATGAGGCCTGGCGGGTGAGCCGCACTGTTGGGACAGGGGCTAAGTGGCTACTGGCCAGAGAGGTCTGCGGCAGCTTCGAGGTGGAAGACCACGCACGCGTCGAAGAGACCGAGGCGCGTATTGCCGGGTTGCTCGGTCTGGATAACGGCCGCTCCCTGGCGGATCAGTTCAAACTGGTGATTGGCCCATTCCAGAACGACTTTCTTGGTCCCTTTGTCATCAAGCAGCCTACCAAGAGGCAGGAGGCTTTTGACGAAATCCTTGGCATCGATGCCTGGCGTAAGACCTACAGAGGGACCAGCGGCTTGCTTTCGGCTGTTCAGGAGCGGATCAATATTCTTGCCGCTGAAGTAGCCTCGAAACAGGAACAGCTTGCCATGCTGCCCGAGAAAGAAGCCGAGTTCAAAACAATCACCGGTGAAATCGCCGTCAAGGAACAAAACTTGAAAGACAGGGACGCCGGCCTCAAGGAGCTTGAAAAACAACTCCTTGACCTGGACAACCGGGAGAAGGCCATCATCGCCCTCTCCAGCGAGATACAAATTCTTGAAAACCGCATCAAGGACGGCGAAGGGAAGATTGCTGATCAAAAGTTTCGGATTGTGGAATCAGAAAAGGCCCAAAAGATTCTTGATGAATCCAAGGCTGGAAAAGAAGTCTTCGAAAAGGCTGAGGCTCTCCTGATAGAACTGCACCGAAGAGTTCAGGAGCGCAGAGTCATTGAGTTGGAGGTCTCCAACCTGGAAAAAGAGGCTCTTCGCCTGACCCAGATGCTTGGGCACGAACGCACCGAGATCGGGAAAACCAGCAAGCAATTGGCCGAGGAGCAGACCAAGCTAGATCAGGCACGCCAGGAATTGCAGATAGATGCTAAATTCACTGACCTAGCTAGCAAACTTCCCGGATTGCGGCAGGAAGCCGAACGTCTGAGTGCACAACGCTCCTTATTGGAAGGACGACGCGAAAGCCTGCTGGAGGGCAAAGACAAGCTGGCCGAAGGTGTATGTCCATTTTTCCAGGAGGAGTGCCGAAACATCGCCGGCACCGCACCCCGCGACGTTTTCACCAGCCGTATCAGTGACCTGGACCGCCAGATGAAGGGATTAGAGGACCAGATTGAAGATCAGTCACGTCGAATCAAGGAGGCTGAGGCAGCCGAAAAAGAACTGGCCGTTGGCATGATCCGACTCCAGGAACTCGACAAACAGGTCCTTGCCCTTGATGAGCGACGCAGAAAGAACCAGGAACGATCTGACGGCATGGAACGGCTGATAACCCAGCAAGCTGGCGCGACAAAGCTGGCAGACACCCGCAGGGGTGCGCTGCAAGCCTTTGCTGGACTGGACCAGGAGATAGAGCGGGCCGAGAACGAACGTTCACAGCATCAAGCATCCAGGGATGCCTTCAATGCTAACCAGAAGGATGCCCTCGAACTTGCCAACCGTACACAGAAACTGAAGGATATGGAGAAGTTGCTGGGAGAGCTCAAGGAACAGCTTAAAGTTAAACAGGCCAGCCTCTCCCAGCAGAAGGAATCCTATCAGCCAGATGGGCACCGGGAGGCCCGTCAGGAAAAGGAACGCCTTGTTGCTGAAACAGCAACGTTACGTCAGCAGATCATTGACATGGCTAGGAATGTCAAGCGACTGGAAGCGGAGATAGTCCAACTCATTCGGCTGAAAGAAAACATCGAGGCCAAACAGGCCGAGATCAAAGGTTTCGTGGAGAAGGAAAAACTGGTCAAGTTCCTACGCAACCAGGTCTTCAAAAATGTCTCTGCCCAACTCTCGGAGCGCTTCCGGGAAGAGATCAGCCTTCATGCCGACCGCATCTACCGCACCATTGCTGATTCGGATGAGGAGTTGTACTGGGGCGAAAACTACCAAATTACCCTGCGGGACATGCAGGATGAGGTTGTCCGGGAGCGGAGCGATGATCAATTGTCAGGAGGGCAGATGATGAGTGCGGTTGTGGCATTACGCTTGGCCCTGCTTCAGACCATCGGCGCCCGGATTGCCTTCTTTGACGAACCGACCTCCAACCTTGACGCCGTCCGTCGCGAGAACCTTGCCCACGCCTTCCGCGCCATCGACGTGGGGCGCGAAGAGTTGACCGAACATTGGTACGATCAGCTCTTTCTGGTCAGCCACGACATTGCCTTCACGGAGATTACAGACAAAATCATTGAGTTGTAA